The following proteins come from a genomic window of Pseudomonas sp. WJP1:
- a CDS encoding nitrilase family protein: protein MNTPRNTLVACCQLAPKIGDLAYNRTLTERAIRSAALQGAQVVVLPELVQSGYLFADRAEALTLAETAEGPTLRLWQALASELNIVIVGGFCERLAGDELANSAALIDAQGLRAVYRKAHLWDAEKEIFTPGDAAPPVIETVHGRIGMLICYDLEFPEWVRLPALAGADLLCAPVNWPDGPRPQTERPAEVLRVQANASVNRMFIAACDRHGHERGVSWVQGSVIVDADGYPLAGPAEQGGEQILLATLNLAEARNKRISERNDLHRDRRPSLYNLSSVVQ, encoded by the coding sequence TTGAACACTCCAAGGAATACGCTGGTCGCCTGCTGCCAATTGGCGCCGAAAATCGGCGACCTCGCCTACAACCGCACGCTCACCGAGCGCGCGATCCGCTCGGCGGCCCTGCAGGGGGCCCAGGTCGTGGTGTTGCCGGAACTGGTGCAGAGCGGCTACCTGTTTGCCGACCGCGCAGAAGCACTGACCCTGGCGGAAACCGCCGAGGGGCCGACCTTGCGCCTGTGGCAGGCATTGGCCAGTGAATTGAACATCGTCATCGTCGGCGGATTCTGCGAGCGTCTGGCCGGGGATGAACTGGCCAACAGCGCCGCGCTGATCGATGCCCAGGGTTTGCGCGCGGTGTACCGCAAGGCGCATCTGTGGGATGCCGAGAAGGAAATCTTCACCCCCGGCGATGCCGCGCCACCGGTGATCGAAACCGTCCACGGGCGTATCGGCATGCTGATCTGCTACGACCTGGAATTCCCCGAGTGGGTGCGCCTGCCGGCGCTGGCCGGTGCCGACCTGCTCTGTGCGCCGGTCAACTGGCCCGACGGCCCAAGGCCGCAGACCGAGCGCCCGGCGGAAGTCTTGCGGGTGCAGGCCAATGCCTCGGTCAACCGAATGTTCATCGCCGCCTGTGACCGCCATGGCCATGAGCGCGGGGTGAGTTGGGTGCAAGGTTCGGTGATCGTCGATGCCGACGGTTATCCGTTGGCCGGTCCGGCGGAGCAGGGTGGCGAGCAGATTCTGCTGGCCACCCTGAACCTGGCCGAGGCGCGGAACAAGCGCATCAGCGAGCGCAACGACCTGCACCGGGACCGGCGGCCATCGTTGTATAACTTGAGCAGCGTGGTGCAATGA
- a CDS encoding sterol desaturase family protein yields MDVLEPIDQYLYRWVIAPVSDQFLGLFDLNGRLCVAFLFTSYVVAYGLFRWRQSRGLTDAHSFWQFIGGNRVHFHPSALLDYRYYFVRGILKVVLVVPIVGLVDPYVLRSGDYVRFFTHLWGARVQVEEHLALSLLYGLGVFLLQDFIHYWAHRAYHSRYLWAFHKVHHSATVLVPVTASRVHFLEKVVERLIDLVFISAFAGLFWYACGGEISRYTLFGVTYIVFILNALAANLRHSHVWLSFGPVVEHVLNSPAQHQIHHSDAPQHFNKNFGVNLSLWDWMFGTLYVTQAKPEVIQFGTGDQERYLTLHSLIVTPFVETAHKLRQARRPIQRPDLSMGEEPLINVQEASSVRATVRIAPRVIAPAAGTGAGPAN; encoded by the coding sequence GTGGATGTTCTCGAACCGATCGACCAGTACCTGTACAGGTGGGTGATTGCGCCTGTCAGCGATCAGTTCCTGGGGCTCTTCGACCTGAATGGCCGTCTCTGCGTGGCCTTTCTGTTCACCTCCTACGTCGTGGCTTACGGCTTGTTCCGCTGGCGCCAATCCCGTGGGCTGACGGACGCGCATAGCTTCTGGCAGTTCATCGGCGGCAACCGCGTGCATTTTCATCCCTCGGCGCTGCTCGATTACCGCTATTACTTCGTGCGCGGCATTCTGAAAGTCGTGCTGGTGGTGCCCATCGTTGGGCTGGTGGACCCGTATGTGTTGCGCTCCGGGGACTACGTGCGTTTTTTCACTCACCTGTGGGGCGCACGGGTGCAGGTCGAGGAGCACCTGGCCCTGTCCTTGCTCTATGGCCTGGGCGTGTTTCTGCTGCAGGACTTCATCCATTACTGGGCCCACCGCGCTTACCATTCGCGTTACCTGTGGGCGTTCCACAAAGTCCATCATTCGGCGACGGTGCTGGTCCCGGTGACGGCGAGCCGGGTGCATTTTCTCGAGAAAGTGGTCGAGCGGCTGATCGACCTCGTGTTCATCAGCGCCTTTGCCGGCCTCTTCTGGTACGCCTGCGGCGGGGAGATCAGCCGCTACACGCTGTTCGGCGTGACCTACATCGTGTTCATCCTCAACGCCCTGGCGGCCAACCTGCGCCACAGCCATGTCTGGCTGTCCTTCGGGCCGGTGGTCGAGCATGTGTTGAACAGCCCGGCCCAGCACCAGATTCACCACAGCGATGCGCCGCAGCACTTCAACAAGAACTTCGGGGTCAACCTGTCACTCTGGGACTGGATGTTCGGCACGCTCTACGTCACACAGGCGAAACCCGAGGTTATCCAATTCGGCACCGGCGACCAGGAACGTTACCTGACGCTCCACAGCCTGATCGTCACGCCCTTCGTAGAAACGGCCCACAAGCTGCGTCAGGCCAGGCGCCCGATTCAACGCCCTGACCTGTCGATGGGAGAAGAACCCTTGATCAACGTTCAGGAAGCTTCCAGCGTTCGCGCAACTGTTCGTATTGCGCCTCGGGTAATTGCACCAGCAGCGGGGACTGGCGCGGGTCCAGCCAACTGA
- the lipA gene encoding lipoyl synthase — protein sequence MNTVQVGTKLRGAEKVARIPVKIIPTEEFPRKPDWIRVRMPTSPEVDRIKQLLRKHKLHSVCEEASCPNLGECFSGGTATFMIMGDICTRRCPFCDVGHGRPKPLDVDEPRNLAVAIAELRLKYVVITSVDRDDLRDGGAQHFVDCLREIRKLSPGIQLETLVPDYRGRMDVALAITALEPPDVFNHNLETVPRLYKAARPGSDFEWSLDLLQKFKQRVPQVPTKSGLMLGLGETDEEVIEVMQRMREHDIDMLTLGQYLQPSRSHLPVQRFVHPDVFAWFAEEGARMGFKNVASGPLVRSSYHADQQLHGGAAGFKP from the coding sequence CATTCCCACCGAGGAATTCCCGCGCAAACCCGACTGGATCCGGGTACGCATGCCGACCTCCCCCGAGGTCGACCGGATCAAGCAATTGCTGCGCAAACACAAGCTGCACAGCGTCTGCGAGGAAGCCTCGTGCCCGAACCTGGGCGAGTGTTTTTCCGGGGGTACCGCCACCTTCATGATCATGGGTGACATCTGCACCCGTCGCTGCCCGTTCTGCGATGTCGGCCACGGACGGCCGAAACCGCTGGACGTGGATGAACCGCGCAACCTCGCCGTGGCCATCGCCGAACTGCGCCTCAAATACGTGGTGATCACCTCGGTGGACCGCGACGACTTGCGCGACGGTGGCGCCCAACACTTCGTCGACTGCCTGCGCGAGATCCGCAAGCTGTCGCCTGGCATTCAACTGGAAACCCTGGTGCCGGACTACCGTGGCCGGATGGACGTCGCCCTGGCGATCACCGCCCTTGAGCCGCCCGATGTGTTCAACCACAACCTGGAAACCGTCCCGCGCCTGTACAAGGCCGCGCGGCCAGGCTCGGATTTCGAGTGGTCGCTGGATCTGCTGCAGAAGTTCAAGCAACGGGTGCCGCAGGTGCCAACCAAGTCCGGGCTGATGCTGGGCCTCGGCGAAACTGACGAGGAAGTCATCGAAGTCATGCAGCGCATGCGCGAGCACGATATCGACATGCTCACCTTGGGCCAATACCTGCAACCGTCGCGCAGTCACCTGCCGGTCCAGCGTTTCGTGCACCCGGACGTGTTTGCCTGGTTCGCCGAGGAAGGCGCGCGCATGGGCTTCAAGAACGTGGCGTCGGGACCACTGGTGCGCTCGTCCTATCACGCCGATCAACAACTTCATGGAGGTGCCGCCGGTTTCAAGCCATGA
- a CDS encoding amidohydrolase produces the protein MKLSRLFIAVAGATAVSCVALVGCQTQGSTGADMVMRNGYVYTVDGQDSVQQAVAVKDGKIVYVGSDDGAASYIGTQTQLIDLAGRMLMPGFIDAHMHPGDGGRAMTLCDLKYQTMTRKVFQESIQACLDADKDKGPDVWLEVGSWDRMGMTGLDGDADKSTLDALKTQRPIQVRSTDFHTVLLNSRGLAVAGIDKRTANPGDGKYVRDSAGNPTGICEDGAADAMAAVVPPATDAEKLIQSRTALDAMRQQGITSFFDAMSGPENAKAFTTLAQSGELTARALLAIKLDPAAATADPDKTIAEAKALASTYDQGETKVAPGVSMRHVKLFMDGIINAPADTGAMLTPYLHNAGTEHAPKWTPGKNRGELYFSPQVLNPLLLKAVQAGLDPHLHATGDRAVRDSLNGIEYVRQQLPGHPFRPAITHAESVDPADYGRFKALDVTANMSFQWAQQAPSTVDGTSDHLGAERFSRMEPSGSITRAGGRVAYGSDWPVDPLDEFLALKIGVTRAGDPQNPHSYGPKYAGRLNGDPALSRAEVLRTITLNAAEQLRLEKVTGSVEVGKFADLIVLDKNFMQVPEDELGRNQVLLTLVGGKVVWAKAPFVGQVAAAEPAS, from the coding sequence TTGAAATTGTCCAGGCTATTTATCGCCGTGGCCGGCGCAACGGCCGTGTCCTGCGTGGCGCTGGTGGGGTGCCAGACACAAGGTTCAACCGGCGCCGACATGGTCATGCGCAACGGTTACGTATACACCGTCGACGGCCAGGATTCGGTGCAACAAGCGGTCGCCGTCAAGGACGGGAAGATAGTGTACGTCGGCAGCGATGACGGCGCGGCTTCTTACATTGGCACCCAGACGCAACTGATCGATCTGGCAGGGCGCATGCTGATGCCGGGCTTCATCGATGCGCACATGCATCCGGGGGACGGCGGTCGCGCCATGACGTTGTGCGACCTGAAGTACCAGACGATGACCCGCAAGGTGTTCCAGGAATCCATCCAGGCCTGTCTGGACGCGGACAAGGACAAGGGCCCCGACGTCTGGCTCGAAGTCGGCAGTTGGGATCGCATGGGCATGACCGGCCTGGACGGCGATGCCGACAAATCGACCCTCGATGCGCTCAAGACCCAGCGCCCGATCCAGGTACGCTCCACCGACTTCCACACTGTGCTGCTCAACTCCCGCGGCCTCGCGGTGGCGGGCATCGACAAGCGCACGGCCAACCCCGGCGATGGCAAATACGTGCGCGACAGTGCCGGCAACCCGACCGGTATCTGCGAGGACGGCGCGGCGGATGCCATGGCCGCCGTGGTGCCGCCCGCTACCGATGCCGAGAAGCTGATCCAGAGCCGCACCGCGCTCGACGCAATGCGCCAGCAAGGCATCACCAGTTTCTTCGATGCAATGTCGGGACCGGAGAACGCCAAGGCGTTCACCACCCTCGCGCAGTCCGGCGAACTGACCGCCCGGGCCTTGCTGGCAATCAAGCTTGACCCGGCCGCCGCCACTGCAGACCCGGATAAAACCATCGCCGAGGCCAAGGCCCTGGCCAGCACCTACGACCAGGGCGAAACCAAGGTCGCGCCGGGTGTGAGCATGCGTCACGTCAAGTTGTTCATGGACGGCATCATCAATGCGCCGGCCGACACCGGGGCGATGTTGACGCCGTATCTGCATAACGCCGGCACCGAGCATGCGCCGAAATGGACCCCAGGCAAAAACCGTGGCGAACTGTATTTCTCGCCGCAGGTACTCAATCCGCTGCTGCTCAAAGCCGTTCAGGCCGGTCTCGACCCGCACCTGCACGCCACCGGCGACCGCGCGGTACGCGACTCGCTCAATGGCATCGAATACGTGCGCCAGCAATTGCCCGGCCATCCATTCCGCCCGGCCATCACCCACGCCGAATCGGTGGACCCCGCCGATTACGGGCGCTTCAAGGCGTTGGACGTGACCGCCAACATGTCGTTCCAGTGGGCGCAGCAGGCACCGTCCACGGTGGATGGGACCAGCGATCATCTGGGTGCCGAACGGTTCTCCCGCATGGAACCGTCGGGCAGCATCACCCGTGCCGGCGGCCGGGTGGCGTATGGCAGCGACTGGCCGGTCGACCCGCTCGACGAGTTTCTCGCGTTGAAGATCGGTGTCACCCGCGCGGGCGATCCACAGAACCCGCACAGCTACGGCCCCAAATACGCGGGCAGGCTCAATGGCGACCCGGCGTTGTCCCGTGCCGAGGTGCTGCGCACCATCACGCTGAATGCTGCCGAGCAGCTGAGGCTGGAAAAGGTGACTGGATCGGTCGAGGTGGGCAAGTTTGCCGACCTGATCGTGCTGGACAAGAACTTCATGCAGGTACCTGAGGACGAATTGGGGCGCAATCAGGTGTTGCTGACACTGGTGGGCGGCAAGGTGGTGTGGGCCAAGGCGCCGTTTGTGGGGCAGGTGGCTGCTGCCGAACCTGCCAGCTAA
- a CDS encoding helix-turn-helix transcriptional regulator — protein sequence MEEVNQVGVDTSMTTLQAFNRCLLALGRLARERGAAEFIADGLQAFRQLVPFASAWWGEMSTSVASAPPQSWMHGRIDLPDSFAGEWQQSAGSDRFSHDTLSRPGEVIRVSGFGDPHIEVEAFARRHDLYHPMCITFELPESGLMFFVCLYRGAEATAFSDAEAGLFSAFCDHLLQLWRFQVQDMIRVDTGNGASDFGVARRDGDLLYIGAGLCALIQRELPGWNGSTLPAEVIAQLSRAPCVMRLGRSALTLSPNAEHVILSLETQPQGVVLAPRERTVAMLFAAGHSYKEIAKILALSPATVRTYLRNCYLQLGVKSKVELGSVLRSPGSPA from the coding sequence ATGGAGGAGGTTAATCAGGTCGGTGTCGACACCTCGATGACCACGCTGCAGGCGTTCAACCGTTGTCTGCTGGCGCTGGGGCGTCTGGCGCGAGAACGCGGTGCCGCCGAATTCATTGCCGACGGCTTGCAGGCGTTCCGTCAACTGGTGCCATTCGCTTCGGCGTGGTGGGGCGAGATGTCCACCTCGGTCGCCAGCGCACCGCCGCAAAGCTGGATGCACGGGCGCATTGACCTGCCTGATTCGTTTGCCGGCGAATGGCAACAGAGCGCCGGCAGCGACAGGTTTTCCCATGACACCTTGAGCCGTCCCGGCGAAGTCATCCGCGTTAGCGGCTTCGGCGACCCCCACATCGAAGTCGAAGCCTTTGCTCGACGCCATGATCTCTACCACCCGATGTGCATCACCTTCGAGCTGCCGGAAAGCGGCTTGATGTTTTTCGTTTGCCTGTACCGTGGGGCTGAGGCAACGGCCTTCAGCGACGCTGAGGCCGGTCTGTTTTCGGCGTTCTGCGATCACCTGCTACAGCTGTGGCGGTTTCAGGTGCAGGACATGATCCGCGTCGACACCGGTAACGGCGCCAGCGACTTCGGGGTCGCGCGGCGCGACGGTGACCTGCTCTACATCGGCGCCGGATTGTGCGCGCTCATTCAACGGGAGTTGCCCGGCTGGAACGGCTCGACGCTGCCCGCCGAGGTCATCGCGCAGTTATCCAGAGCACCTTGTGTGATGCGCCTGGGGCGTTCGGCACTGACCCTCAGCCCGAACGCCGAGCACGTCATCTTGTCGCTGGAAACGCAGCCGCAAGGCGTAGTGCTGGCGCCCCGGGAGCGGACGGTGGCGATGCTGTTCGCTGCGGGCCATTCCTACAAGGAAATTGCCAAAATCCTCGCCCTCAGCCCGGCGACCGTGCGCACTTACCTGCGCAACTGCTACCTGCAACTCGGGGTGAAGAGCAAGGTGGAGCTGGGTTCGGTGCTGCGCTCTCCAGGTTCCCCCGCATAA
- a CDS encoding M15 family metallopeptidase → MPFVVRTLLPILSLALSGVVAAEPRPGHMVYLRTIDPGIEQDIRYASAHNFTGHPLEGYEAPECLLSQEAAKALSRVQTALQAQGYGLKVFDCYRPSRAVADMGRFATEPGDPRKAEFYPRVDKQDFWRLGYVARVSNHSKGGTVDLSMTGPGALPADTWTPSATPVDCTAPYGQRWHDGAVDMGTGFDCFDERAHSDSTSITATAMDNRQRLTRAMEQEGFTGYSAEWWHFTYTRDATLNSVMNFPITPLAP, encoded by the coding sequence ATGCCATTTGTCGTTCGAACATTGCTCCCGATCCTGAGTCTCGCCTTGTCGGGCGTCGTCGCTGCCGAGCCCAGGCCCGGGCACATGGTGTATCTACGCACGATCGACCCGGGTATCGAGCAGGACATTCGCTATGCCAGCGCCCACAACTTCACCGGGCATCCCCTCGAGGGCTACGAAGCGCCCGAGTGCCTGTTGTCGCAGGAGGCCGCCAAAGCCCTGTCCCGGGTACAAACGGCACTGCAGGCGCAAGGCTACGGCTTGAAGGTATTTGATTGCTATCGCCCCAGCCGCGCGGTCGCGGACATGGGGCGCTTCGCCACGGAGCCGGGCGACCCACGCAAGGCAGAATTCTATCCCCGGGTGGACAAGCAGGACTTCTGGCGCCTGGGCTATGTGGCGCGGGTATCCAATCACTCCAAAGGCGGCACCGTCGACCTGAGCATGACAGGCCCGGGCGCCCTGCCCGCCGATACCTGGACGCCCTCAGCCACGCCCGTCGACTGCACGGCGCCTTATGGTCAGCGTTGGCACGACGGCGCCGTCGACATGGGCACCGGTTTTGATTGCTTCGACGAGCGCGCCCATTCCGATTCGACGTCGATCACGGCGACGGCCATGGACAATCGCCAACGACTGACCCGCGCCATGGAGCAGGAGGGATTCACCGGTTACTCCGCCGAGTGGTGGCACTTCACTTACACCCGGGATGCGACGTTGAACAGCGTCATGAACTTCCCCATCACCCCGCTGGCGCCATGA
- a CDS encoding purine-cytosine permease family protein gives MTDSQQRSPLIETRSIDYIPEAERHGSLYSQFTLWLGANLQITAIVTGALAVVLGGDVFWSLIGLLIGQVLGGAVVALHAAQGPKLGLPQMISSRVQFGVYGAAIPIVLVCLMYLGFSATGAVLSGQAIAQLISVSDSTGILIFAACIALLTMFGYRVIHLVGRVASVLGVIAFVYLFARLMSLNDIGLLLENRHFSWSTFLLAVSLAASWQIAFGPYVADYSRYLPSTTSSWKTFTAVGLGTVLGAQASMVLGVFAAALAGANFRGHEVATIVGLGSTGVVASLLYLSVVFGKVTVSTLNAYGSFMCVATIISGFRGRLQITAGQRMLFVLVIVAASTTLALLGQHSFLNSFKYFILFLLTFFTPWSAINLVDYYFINKERYDIPALSDPAGRYGRWNLQGISVYVIGVLIQLPFVDTHFYSGPMVAQLGGVDISWIVGLVVPGILYLLLARTSAGVMPVAEISRPE, from the coding sequence ATGACCGATAGTCAGCAACGAAGTCCCCTGATCGAAACCCGTTCGATCGATTACATCCCCGAGGCCGAGCGCCATGGCAGCCTGTACAGCCAGTTCACCCTGTGGCTCGGCGCCAACCTGCAGATCACTGCGATCGTCACCGGGGCGTTGGCCGTGGTGTTGGGCGGTGACGTGTTCTGGTCACTCATCGGCCTGCTGATCGGCCAGGTACTGGGCGGGGCCGTGGTGGCGCTGCATGCTGCCCAAGGGCCGAAGCTCGGCTTGCCGCAGATGATCTCCAGCCGCGTGCAGTTCGGGGTCTACGGCGCGGCGATCCCGATTGTGCTGGTGTGCCTGATGTACCTGGGCTTCAGCGCCACCGGTGCGGTGTTGTCGGGGCAGGCGATTGCCCAGTTGATCAGTGTCAGCGACAGCACGGGCATCCTGATTTTCGCCGCGTGCATCGCGCTGCTGACGATGTTCGGTTACCGGGTGATCCACCTGGTCGGGCGGGTGGCCAGCGTGCTGGGCGTGATCGCGTTCGTCTATCTGTTCGCGCGCTTGATGAGCCTCAACGACATCGGCCTGTTACTGGAAAACCGCCACTTCAGCTGGAGCACCTTCCTGCTGGCGGTGTCGCTTGCGGCTTCCTGGCAGATCGCCTTTGGCCCGTACGTGGCGGACTATTCGCGCTACTTGCCGAGCACGACCTCCTCCTGGAAAACCTTCACCGCCGTCGGCCTCGGCACAGTGCTGGGCGCCCAGGCGTCGATGGTGCTGGGCGTGTTTGCCGCAGCGTTGGCGGGGGCGAACTTTCGCGGGCATGAAGTGGCGACCATCGTCGGGCTGGGCAGTACCGGGGTGGTGGCGTCCTTGCTGTACCTGAGCGTGGTGTTCGGCAAGGTCACAGTGTCGACCCTCAATGCCTATGGCAGCTTCATGTGCGTGGCCACTATCATCAGCGGCTTTCGCGGTCGCCTGCAAATCACCGCCGGCCAGCGCATGCTGTTCGTGCTGGTGATTGTCGCGGCGTCCACCACCCTTGCATTGCTGGGCCAGCACTCGTTCCTCAACTCGTTCAAGTACTTCATCCTGTTCCTGCTGACGTTCTTCACCCCCTGGAGCGCGATCAACCTGGTGGACTACTACTTCATCAACAAGGAGCGTTATGACATCCCGGCGTTGTCCGACCCGGCAGGGCGCTATGGCCGCTGGAACCTGCAGGGGATCAGCGTGTACGTGATCGGCGTGTTGATCCAGCTGCCTTTCGTCGACACCCATTTCTATTCCGGACCGATGGTCGCGCAACTGGGCGGCGTGGACATTTCCTGGATCGTCGGGCTGGTGGTGCCGGGAATCCTGTATTTGCTGCTGGCCAGGACATCGGCAGGGGTTATGCCGGTTGCTGAAATCTCAAGACCTGAATAA
- a CDS encoding gamma-glutamylcyclotransferase — protein sequence MDAGKARPSPRRNLTAELVALVERFEPDPGPEPGTAEHTQAEFDAMALALLQEYRPQTLWVFAYGSLIWNPEFEFEERCSATAFGWHRSFCLTLTRWRGTRELPALMLALDRGGSCQGVAFRLPAKNHFKQLGLLLAREIDANPPTNVARWITVKTATGPLRALAFVAARDGKAYAGKLPMDKVAQVLARAAGHWGSAAQYLFRTVTMLKEQGIRDRNMICLESLVAEEIEGSLELIQKSPTS from the coding sequence ATGGACGCAGGCAAAGCCCGACCATCCCCCCGGCGAAACCTCACGGCGGAACTGGTCGCCCTTGTCGAACGGTTCGAGCCGGATCCCGGGCCCGAACCTGGTACGGCCGAACACACCCAGGCAGAGTTCGATGCGATGGCGCTGGCGCTATTGCAGGAGTACAGGCCGCAAACGCTTTGGGTGTTCGCCTACGGCTCGTTGATCTGGAACCCGGAATTCGAATTCGAAGAGCGCTGCAGTGCCACCGCTTTCGGTTGGCATCGCTCGTTCTGCCTGACCCTGACCCGCTGGCGTGGCACCCGCGAGCTGCCGGCGTTGATGCTCGCCCTTGATCGCGGTGGCAGCTGTCAGGGCGTGGCTTTCCGCCTGCCCGCAAAGAACCATTTCAAGCAGCTCGGGCTGTTACTGGCGCGGGAAATCGACGCCAATCCGCCGACCAACGTCGCGCGCTGGATCACCGTGAAAACCGCGACCGGGCCCCTGCGAGCGTTGGCATTTGTCGCCGCCCGGGACGGCAAGGCCTATGCTGGCAAGTTGCCGATGGACAAGGTTGCGCAAGTTTTGGCTCGCGCAGCAGGGCATTGGGGATCGGCGGCGCAATACCTGTTTCGCACAGTGACCATGCTCAAGGAGCAAGGAATCCGTGACCGCAATATGATCTGCCTTGAAAGCCTGGTCGCCGAGGAAATCGAAGGCTCCTTGGAACTCATCCAGAAATCACCCACTTCGTAG
- a CDS encoding L,D-transpeptidase family protein encodes MNRLGRICTLLILLLPCAAMAQGLEASGQLIVVTSKHWDDIQGSAQRYERHGDSFQKVEAPFAVVLGKNGMGWGKGLLDTRPLEGPVKQEGDGKAPAGMFKLGSAFGYDASAETRLPYLALTPTIECVDDSQSTRYNELVDGATIARDWNSSERMRRPDDLYRQGIVIEHNTPASPAAGSCIFFHIWRGPTTPTRGCTAMSPTDIARLFSWLDPRQSPLLVQLPEAQYEQLRERWKLPER; translated from the coding sequence ATGAACAGGCTTGGCAGAATCTGCACGCTGCTGATCCTGCTGCTGCCCTGTGCCGCGATGGCCCAAGGGCTCGAAGCAAGTGGCCAGTTGATCGTGGTCACCAGCAAGCACTGGGATGACATCCAGGGCAGCGCCCAACGTTATGAACGGCACGGAGATAGCTTCCAGAAAGTCGAAGCGCCCTTTGCCGTCGTGCTGGGAAAAAACGGCATGGGCTGGGGCAAGGGACTGCTCGACACTCGGCCACTTGAGGGGCCGGTGAAACAGGAAGGTGATGGAAAGGCGCCAGCCGGGATGTTCAAGCTGGGCAGCGCATTTGGCTACGACGCCTCAGCTGAAACGCGCCTGCCCTATCTCGCGTTGACCCCGACCATCGAATGCGTGGATGACAGCCAGTCCACGCGCTACAACGAACTGGTCGACGGCGCCACGATTGCCAGGGACTGGAACAGCTCCGAACGCATGCGCCGCCCTGATGACTTGTATCGCCAGGGCATTGTCATCGAGCACAACACCCCGGCATCCCCCGCCGCCGGCTCCTGCATTTTCTTCCACATCTGGCGTGGCCCCACGACACCAACACGGGGCTGCACGGCGATGAGCCCTACGGATATCGCTCGCCTGTTCAGTTGGCTGGACCCGCGCCAGTCCCCGCTGCTGGTGCAATTACCCGAGGCGCAATACGAACAGTTGCGCGAACGCTGGAAGCTTCCTGAACGTTGA